In Helianthus annuus cultivar XRQ/B chromosome 9, HanXRQr2.0-SUNRISE, whole genome shotgun sequence, the following are encoded in one genomic region:
- the LOC110912945 gene encoding probable pectin methylesterase CGR2: MSRRPASLSRRLGDGAGIPFMGSLNPKSRASPFLSVGLVLVGAFLIIGYIYSAPGRSHAALSRLEGDVSCSAEINQALPYLKKAYGDGMHKLLHIGPDSCAVVSKLSKEEDIEAWGLEPYDLDDSDANCKSLIRKGVVRVADIKFPLPYRSNSFSLVIVSDALDYLSPKYLNKTLPELARVSSDGFLILSGYPGQRRVKVAEMSKFGRPAKLRSSSWWIRFFVETRLEENEVATKKFEMAAAKKGYQSTCQIFHMKSLS, translated from the exons ATGTCGAGGAGGCCGGCTAGCTTATCTCGGCGTCTGGGAGATGGAGCTGGCATTCCCTTTATGGGCTCCTTGAACCCAAAATCACGTGCATCGCCTTTCTTATCCGTTGGACTTGTACTAGTG GGAGCTTTTTTGATAATTGGTTACATTTATAGTGCTCCAG GTCGAAGCCATGCAGCTTTAAGTAGGCTTGAAG GTGATGTTTCATGTTCAGCAGAGATTAATCAAGCATTACCATATCTGAAGAAGGCGTATGGTGATGGCATGCATAAACTTCTGCATATAGGTCCCGACTCGTGTGCAGTGGTCTCCAAGTTGTCAAAAGAAGAAGACATAGAAGCTTGGGGTCTGGAACCGTATGATTTGGATGACAGTGATGCCAACTGCAAGAGCCTTATACGCAAAGGCGTTGTTCGTGTTGCTGATATAAAGTTTCCTTTGCCATATCGGTCAAATTCATTTTCACTTGTCATAGTCTCGGATGCTCTTGACTATTTGTCCCCAAAGTACCTCAACAAGACTCTTCCTGAACTAGCAAGAGTATCTTCAGATGGATTTCTTATTCTTTCTG GTTATCCCGGTCAACGTAGGGTTAAAGTGGCTGAGATGTCCAAGTTCGGTCGCCCT GCCAAATTGCGAAGCTCTTCATGGTGGATTCGGTTTTTCGTTGAAACGAGATTAGAAGAGAATGAAGTTGCTACTAAGAAGTTTGAAATGGCTGCAGCAAAGAAGGGTTATCAGTCCACCTGTCAGATATTCCATATGAAATCACTCAGTTGA